A genomic segment from Streptomyces sp. NBC_00459 encodes:
- a CDS encoding substrate-binding domain-containing protein — protein MPEPTPFASRRGLLFGTAAVGAGVLLAGCTSNDPSDEPAASDNQPAAADTPGKAVTIGFAGPQADHGWLNAINDNAKNRAKKYSDVTLEITEGSNDTAAQIGQIETLINKKVDVLVILPADGKALTQVGLKAMRAGIPVVNLDRIFNTPQAYRCWIGGDNYGMGLNAGHYIGEQLKDVDDAKVIELAGLDNLELTKQRTQGFDDALKNYPNIKKVARQAAEFTVESGQAKMAQLLQAQPRFNALWNHDDDQGVGALRAIDQAGRDDFLMVGGAGALSAFQAIKQDNGVLKATVLYPPTMAASAIDLARALGQGKGVSGLSEFEIPSSLTLYSAVVDKDNVDQYMPTGFK, from the coding sequence ATGCCAGAGCCGACTCCTTTCGCAAGCCGCAGAGGACTCCTCTTCGGGACCGCCGCCGTCGGGGCGGGAGTCCTGCTCGCCGGTTGCACCAGCAACGACCCCAGCGACGAGCCCGCCGCGAGCGACAACCAGCCGGCCGCCGCCGACACCCCCGGGAAGGCCGTCACCATCGGCTTCGCCGGACCGCAGGCCGACCACGGCTGGCTCAACGCCATCAACGACAACGCCAAGAACCGGGCGAAGAAGTACTCCGACGTGACGCTGGAGATCACCGAGGGCTCGAACGACACCGCCGCGCAGATCGGCCAGATCGAGACACTGATCAACAAGAAGGTCGACGTCCTGGTGATCCTGCCCGCCGACGGCAAGGCGCTCACCCAGGTCGGCCTGAAGGCGATGCGGGCCGGCATCCCGGTCGTCAACCTGGACCGGATCTTCAACACCCCGCAGGCGTACCGCTGTTGGATAGGCGGCGACAACTACGGCATGGGCCTCAACGCCGGTCACTACATCGGCGAACAGCTCAAGGACGTGGACGACGCCAAGGTCATCGAACTCGCCGGCCTCGACAACCTGGAACTGACCAAGCAGCGCACCCAGGGCTTCGACGACGCGTTGAAGAACTACCCGAACATCAAGAAGGTGGCCCGCCAGGCCGCCGAGTTCACGGTCGAGTCGGGCCAGGCCAAGATGGCCCAACTCCTGCAGGCGCAGCCCAGGTTCAACGCCCTGTGGAACCACGACGACGACCAGGGCGTGGGCGCGCTGCGGGCGATCGACCAGGCCGGCCGCGACGACTTCCTGATGGTCGGCGGCGCGGGCGCCCTCTCCGCCTTCCAGGCCATCAAGCAGGACAACGGTGTCCTGAAGGCGACGGTGCTCTATCCGCCCACGATGGCCGCGTCGGCGATCGACCTGGCCCGGGCGCTGGGCCAGGGCAAGGGGGTGAGCGGCCTCTCCGAGTTCGAGATCCCGTCCTCCCTGACGCTCTACTCGGCGGTCGTCGACAAGGACAACGTCGACCAGTACATGCCGACCGGCTTCAAGTAG
- a CDS encoding Gfo/Idh/MocA family protein: protein MAQPQADAAEDGKPVLGIGMVGYAFMGAAHSQGWRTVGHVFDLPRRPALAAICGRDSRAVRAAANQHGWAAAETDWRALIERDDVDLVDICTPGDSHAEIALAALAAGKHVLCEKPLANTVEEAVMMTAAAEEAERRGQLAMVGFNYRRLPATALARSMVAEGRLGTLRHVRVTYLQDWLVDPEFPLTWRLRKETAGSGALGDLGAHIVDLAQYLVGEPLAGVSALTETFVRQRPLPGGPTSGLTATATAGTGRVTVDDAAVFTGRFESGALASFEATRYATGRKNALRIELNGERGSLAFDLERLNELTYHDGTEPATHAGFRRILVTEPDHPYLDAWWPPGHGLGYEHSFVHQARDLVLAIAEGSRPRPSFAEGLQVQRVLAAVEESAEKNSVYTPVSISSTTV from the coding sequence ATGGCACAGCCGCAGGCAGACGCCGCCGAGGACGGAAAGCCGGTCCTGGGCATCGGCATGGTCGGATACGCCTTCATGGGCGCAGCCCACTCCCAGGGCTGGCGCACCGTGGGCCACGTCTTCGACCTGCCACGGCGCCCGGCGCTCGCCGCGATCTGCGGCCGAGACTCCCGTGCCGTCCGAGCGGCAGCGAACCAGCACGGCTGGGCGGCGGCCGAGACCGACTGGCGTGCCCTGATCGAACGGGACGACGTCGACCTCGTCGACATCTGCACCCCCGGCGACAGTCACGCCGAGATCGCCCTCGCCGCCCTCGCCGCGGGCAAACACGTACTGTGCGAGAAGCCCCTCGCGAACACCGTCGAGGAAGCCGTGATGATGACTGCGGCGGCCGAAGAGGCCGAGCGGCGCGGCCAGTTGGCCATGGTCGGCTTCAACTACCGTCGGCTGCCCGCCACCGCACTCGCCCGTTCCATGGTCGCCGAGGGCAGGCTCGGCACTCTGCGACACGTACGGGTGACGTACCTTCAGGACTGGCTGGTGGACCCGGAGTTCCCGCTCACCTGGCGACTGCGCAAGGAGACGGCCGGGTCGGGCGCGCTCGGCGACCTGGGCGCCCATATCGTCGACCTCGCCCAGTACCTCGTGGGCGAGCCCCTTGCCGGAGTCTCCGCCCTCACCGAAACCTTCGTACGACAACGCCCGTTGCCCGGCGGTCCGACCAGCGGCCTGACCGCCACCGCGACCGCCGGCACCGGACGGGTCACCGTGGACGACGCCGCCGTGTTCACCGGACGCTTCGAGTCGGGCGCCCTCGCCTCCTTCGAGGCCACCCGGTACGCGACCGGCCGCAAGAACGCACTGCGCATCGAACTCAACGGCGAACGAGGCTCGTTGGCCTTCGACCTGGAACGCCTCAACGAGCTCACCTACCACGACGGCACCGAACCCGCCACGCACGCGGGCTTCCGCCGCATCCTTGTCACCGAACCCGACCACCCCTATCTGGACGCCTGGTGGCCGCCGGGCCACGGCCTCGGCTACGAGCACTCCTTCGTCCACCAGGCCCGCGACCTCGTCCTCGCGATAGCGGAGGGCAGCCGGCCCCGGCCGTCCTTCGCGGAGGGCCTCCAGGTGCAACGCGTCCTGGCGGCGGTCGAGGAGAGCGCGGAGAAGAACTCCGTCTACACACCCGTATCGATCTCATCCACAACGGTCTGA
- a CDS encoding sugar phosphate isomerase/epimerase family protein: protein MPRDFTLFTGQWADLPLEEVCRLARDFGYDGLELACWGDHFEVDKALADPSYLASRHQLLDKYGLKCWAISNHLVGQAVCDAIIDERHQAILPTRIWGDGDAEGVRQRAAAEIADTARAAAAFGVDTVIGFTGSAIWHLVAMFPPAPESMIDRGYQDFADRWNPILDVFDAQGVRFAHEVHPSEIAYDYWTTQRALKAVDHRPAFGLNFDPSHFVWQDLDPVGFLWDFRDRIYHVDCKEARKRLDGRNGRLGSHLPWGDPRRGWDFVSAGHGDVPWEDVFRMLRSIDYRGPISVEWEDAGMDRLQGAPEALTRLKAYDFDPPSASFDAAFGSND from the coding sequence ATGCCGCGCGACTTCACACTCTTCACCGGCCAGTGGGCCGACCTGCCTCTCGAAGAGGTCTGCCGCCTCGCCCGTGACTTCGGCTACGACGGGCTCGAACTCGCCTGCTGGGGCGACCACTTCGAGGTCGACAAGGCCCTCGCGGACCCCTCCTATCTGGCGAGCCGCCACCAGCTCCTCGACAAGTACGGCCTCAAGTGCTGGGCGATCTCCAACCACCTGGTCGGCCAGGCCGTCTGCGACGCCATCATCGACGAACGGCATCAGGCGATCCTGCCCACCCGTATCTGGGGCGACGGCGACGCGGAGGGCGTACGACAGCGGGCGGCGGCCGAGATCGCCGACACCGCGCGGGCCGCCGCCGCCTTCGGCGTCGACACCGTCATCGGCTTCACCGGCTCGGCGATCTGGCACCTGGTCGCGATGTTCCCGCCCGCCCCCGAGTCGATGATCGACCGCGGCTACCAGGACTTCGCCGACCGCTGGAACCCGATCCTCGACGTCTTCGACGCCCAGGGCGTGCGGTTCGCGCACGAGGTCCACCCGAGCGAGATCGCCTACGACTACTGGACAACCCAGCGCGCGTTGAAGGCAGTTGACCACCGGCCCGCCTTCGGACTGAACTTCGACCCCTCGCACTTCGTGTGGCAGGACCTCGACCCGGTCGGCTTCCTGTGGGACTTCCGCGACCGGATCTACCACGTCGACTGCAAGGAGGCCCGCAAGCGGCTCGACGGCCGCAACGGCCGCCTCGGCTCGCATCTGCCCTGGGGCGACCCGAGGCGCGGCTGGGACTTCGTGTCGGCAGGCCACGGCGACGTCCCGTGGGAGGACGTCTTCCGCATGCTGCGCTCCATCGACTACCGGGGCCCCATCTCCGTGGAGTGGGAGGACGCCGGCATGGACCGGCTCCAGGGCGCCCCCGAGGCACTGACCCGCCTCAAGGCGTACGACTTCGACCCGCCGTCGGCCTCGTTCGACGCGGCGTTCGGCAGCAACGACTGA
- a CDS encoding PQQ-dependent sugar dehydrogenase encodes MHAKDGPTRTGRIASRRRHPQVRRALALFTGALLAGASLTLVAPQAGAAVADPATAPTAAAAEDFQQVTLAKGEPEVGEPMSLAVLPDRSVLHTSRDGELRITDAAGNTRLAGKLDVYSHDEEGLQGIGVDPQFSSNRFIYLYYAPPLNTPAGDAPETGTAADFAPFDGVNRLSRFVLNADGTLNKASETKVLDVPASRGLCCHVGGDIDFDAAGNLYLSTGDDTNPFQSDGFTPIDERANRNPAFDAQRSSGNTNDLRGKILRIKVNADGSYAVPDGNLFAPGTDRTRPEIYAMGFRNPFRFSVDRATGIIYIGEYGPDAGAADPARGPAGQVEFARVTGPGNFGWPYCTGANDPYVDYDFATGTSGAAFDCAAPKNTSPNNTGLTDLPPAQAAWIPYNGPSVPEFGDGSESPMGGPVYHYDASLDSPVKFPEAYDGDFFAGEFGRRWIKRISSDADGTVQSINDIPWTGTQVMDMAFGPDGALYVLDYGISWFGGDEHSALYRIENATDGHSPVAQAAADVTSGQAPLKVRFSSAGTTDQDGDALTYSWDFGDGGTSTSANPSHTYRKNGTYTATVTAKDTTGRTGGASVQVVVGNTAPKVVLQLPQDGQLFAFGDAIPFKVRVTDREDGRTIDCTKVQVTFILGHDSHGHPQTSANGCSGTIQTSADGGHDPNANIFGVFDAQYTDLGGGGQAPLTTHDQNVIQPTHRQAEHFNNSSGTAVSSRESANGGKTVGDIDNGDWIAFTPYVLSNAKSLTARVASAGAGGRLEIRAGSPTGKVLGRTTVPATGGWDTYQDVTARLSHAPQGTTTLYLVFKGAASGDLYEVDDFSFTTG; translated from the coding sequence GTGCACGCGAAAGACGGCCCCACCCGCACCGGAAGAATCGCGAGTCGCAGACGACACCCCCAAGTCCGCAGAGCACTCGCCCTGTTCACGGGCGCGCTGCTCGCCGGAGCGTCACTGACCCTGGTGGCACCCCAGGCCGGCGCAGCCGTCGCCGACCCGGCCACCGCCCCCACGGCGGCTGCCGCCGAGGACTTCCAGCAGGTCACCCTGGCCAAGGGTGAACCGGAGGTCGGCGAGCCCATGTCGCTCGCCGTTCTCCCGGACCGCTCGGTCCTGCACACCTCGCGCGACGGCGAACTCCGTATCACCGACGCCGCCGGAAACACCCGGCTGGCCGGCAAGCTCGACGTCTACTCCCATGACGAAGAGGGCCTCCAAGGCATCGGCGTGGACCCGCAGTTCAGCTCCAACCGTTTCATCTACCTCTACTACGCACCCCCGTTGAACACCCCGGCGGGCGACGCCCCCGAGACGGGCACCGCCGCCGACTTCGCGCCCTTCGACGGCGTCAACCGGCTCTCCCGGTTCGTCCTCAACGCCGACGGCACCCTGAACAAGGCCAGTGAGACGAAGGTCCTCGACGTCCCGGCCTCACGCGGCCTGTGCTGCCATGTCGGCGGCGACATCGACTTCGACGCGGCGGGCAACCTGTACCTGTCGACGGGCGACGACACCAACCCCTTCCAGTCCGACGGGTTCACGCCCATCGACGAGCGCGCGAACCGCAACCCGGCCTTCGACGCCCAGCGTTCGTCCGGCAACACCAACGACCTGCGCGGCAAGATCCTGCGTATCAAGGTCAACGCGGACGGCTCCTACGCCGTCCCGGACGGCAACCTCTTCGCGCCCGGCACGGACAGGACACGCCCCGAGATCTACGCGATGGGCTTCCGCAACCCGTTCCGCTTCAGCGTCGACAGAGCGACCGGCATCATCTACATCGGCGAGTACGGACCCGACGCGGGCGCGGCCGACCCGGCCCGAGGCCCCGCGGGCCAGGTCGAGTTCGCCCGTGTCACCGGCCCCGGCAACTTCGGCTGGCCCTACTGCACCGGCGCCAACGACCCGTACGTGGACTACGACTTCGCGACCGGGACATCGGGCGCCGCCTTCGACTGTGCCGCCCCGAAGAACACCTCGCCCAACAACACCGGCCTCACCGACCTTCCCCCGGCGCAGGCCGCCTGGATCCCCTACAACGGCCCGTCCGTACCGGAGTTCGGCGACGGCTCGGAGTCACCGATGGGCGGCCCGGTCTACCACTACGACGCCTCGCTCGACTCCCCGGTCAAGTTCCCGGAGGCCTACGACGGCGACTTCTTCGCCGGTGAGTTCGGCCGCCGCTGGATCAAGCGGATCAGCAGCGACGCCGACGGGACCGTGCAGTCCATCAACGACATTCCGTGGACCGGCACCCAGGTGATGGACATGGCCTTCGGGCCGGACGGCGCGCTGTACGTACTCGACTACGGCATCTCCTGGTTCGGCGGCGACGAGCACTCCGCCCTGTACCGCATCGAGAACGCCACCGACGGCCACTCCCCGGTCGCGCAGGCCGCCGCGGACGTCACCTCCGGACAGGCCCCGCTGAAGGTGAGGTTCTCCTCCGCCGGGACCACCGACCAGGACGGCGACGCCCTCACCTACAGCTGGGACTTCGGCGACGGCGGAACATCCACCTCGGCGAACCCCTCCCACACGTACAGGAAGAACGGGACGTACACGGCGACGGTGACCGCGAAGGACACCACCGGCCGCACGGGCGGCGCGAGCGTCCAGGTCGTGGTCGGCAACACCGCACCCAAGGTGGTCCTCCAACTCCCGCAGGACGGGCAGCTGTTCGCATTCGGTGACGCCATCCCGTTCAAGGTGAGGGTCACCGACCGCGAGGACGGCCGGACCATCGACTGCACCAAGGTCCAGGTCACCTTCATCCTCGGCCACGACAGCCACGGCCACCCCCAGACCTCGGCGAACGGCTGCTCCGGCACCATCCAGACCAGCGCCGACGGCGGCCACGACCCGAACGCCAACATCTTCGGGGTCTTCGACGCCCAGTACACCGACCTCGGAGGCGGCGGCCAGGCACCCCTGACCACCCATGACCAGAACGTCATCCAGCCCACCCACCGCCAGGCCGAGCACTTCAACAACTCATCCGGCACAGCAGTGAGTTCACGGGAGTCCGCGAACGGCGGCAAGACGGTCGGCGACATCGACAACGGCGACTGGATCGCCTTCACGCCGTACGTCCTGAGCAATGCCAAGTCGCTCACGGCACGCGTCGCCTCGGCCGGCGCGGGCGGCAGACTGGAGATCCGCGCGGGTTCCCCGACCGGCAAGGTGCTGGGCCGTACGACCGTACCGGCGACCGGCGGCTGGGACACCTACCAGGACGTCACCGCCAGGCTGTCCCACGCCCCGCAGGGCACGACCACGCTCTATCTCGTCTTCAAGGGAGCCGCGAGCGGCGACCTGTACGAGGTGGACGACTTCTCCTTCACCACGGGCTGA
- a CDS encoding ThuA domain-containing protein, producing the protein MRSTGRAITAVVGTALLLGSMSTQAASKPAQRPAGRVLVFSKTAAFRHDSIPDGITALKELGAGAGFRVDATEDAAAFNPANLRRYAAVVFLSTTGDVLTERQQASFESYIRHGGGYVGIHAAADTEYDWAFYGGLVGAYFQGHPAIQPARTVVEDRAHPATATLGTDWNRTDEWYNYRSNPRSSVHVLASLDESSYTGGTMNGDHPIAWCQNYAGGRSFYTGVGHLSSAYTEPALRQHLLGGLRWATGRAQADCRPENGYRPLFDGSSRTGWNQAGPGTFTVSDDGTLTSSGGMGLLWYADRSFGAYSLKLDWKTRGDDNSGVFVGFPPSDDPWSAVDKGYEIQIDATDAPDRTTGAVYGFRSADLRKRDRALNPPGEWNTYEIRVEGERLRVWLNGVRINDFTNTDPARSLRDGHIGIQNHGADDQVSFRDIRIKELPANAPASPAATGD; encoded by the coding sequence ATGCGATCAACAGGACGAGCCATCACCGCTGTTGTGGGCACGGCACTGCTCCTCGGAAGCATGTCGACGCAGGCCGCCTCCAAGCCCGCACAACGGCCGGCTGGCCGGGTGCTGGTCTTCTCCAAGACGGCGGCCTTCCGGCACGACTCGATCCCTGACGGCATCACGGCACTCAAGGAACTCGGCGCCGGCGCCGGCTTCCGGGTCGACGCGACGGAGGACGCGGCGGCGTTCAACCCGGCGAACCTCCGCCGGTACGCGGCCGTCGTCTTCCTCTCGACGACCGGCGATGTTCTGACGGAGCGTCAACAGGCATCGTTCGAGAGCTACATCCGTCATGGCGGCGGCTATGTGGGCATCCACGCGGCGGCCGACACCGAGTACGACTGGGCGTTCTACGGCGGCCTCGTCGGCGCCTACTTCCAGGGGCACCCGGCGATCCAGCCGGCCCGGACGGTGGTGGAGGACCGCGCACACCCGGCTACCGCCACCCTGGGCACGGACTGGAACCGCACCGACGAGTGGTACAACTACCGCTCCAACCCCCGGAGTTCGGTGCACGTCCTGGCCTCCCTCGACGAGTCGTCGTACACCGGCGGCACGATGAACGGCGACCACCCGATCGCCTGGTGCCAGAACTACGCGGGCGGACGCTCCTTCTACACCGGCGTCGGCCACCTGTCGTCCGCGTACACCGAACCGGCGCTCCGGCAGCACCTGTTGGGCGGCCTGCGCTGGGCCACCGGCAGGGCCCAGGCGGACTGCCGCCCGGAGAACGGCTACCGGCCGCTCTTCGACGGCAGCTCCCGGACAGGGTGGAATCAGGCGGGCCCGGGCACCTTCACCGTCTCCGACGACGGCACGCTGACGTCGTCGGGCGGCATGGGCCTGCTCTGGTACGCCGACCGGAGCTTCGGCGCCTACTCGCTGAAGCTGGACTGGAAGACCCGCGGCGACGACAACTCCGGTGTGTTCGTGGGCTTCCCGCCCTCGGACGACCCGTGGTCGGCGGTCGACAAGGGCTACGAGATCCAGATCGACGCGACCGACGCCCCCGACCGCACCACCGGGGCCGTGTACGGCTTCCGCTCCGCCGACCTGAGGAAGCGCGACCGCGCGCTGAATCCGCCGGGGGAGTGGAACACGTACGAGATCCGTGTGGAGGGCGAACGACTCCGCGTCTGGCTCAACGGCGTGCGGATCAACGATTTCACCAACACCGATCCGGCCCGCAGCCTGCGGGACGGCCATATCGGCATCCAGAACCACGGAGCCGACGACCAGGTGTCCTTCCGCGACATCCGGATCAAGGAACTGCCCGCGAACGCGCCGGCGAGCCCGGCCGCCACGGGCGACTGA
- a CDS encoding inositol-3-phosphate synthase, producing the protein MSTSSSSPRTRVGVWLIGARGSVATTVVAGCAAVTAGLHRPTGMVTETPPFTDCGLPPLSALVFGGHDTVDCPLSKRAEALTAAGVLPHGLTSAITSELAAADREIRPGGPAPGDTTRTPDDLVAAFAADIEDFVRRHDLARAVVVNVASTEPTPTGTALPPSSLYAAAALRAGCPYVNFTPSTGLHHPALAHAAATSGLPYAGRDGKTGQTLLRSVLGPMFTQRALEVHAWSGTNLLGGGDGASLADPSAAAAKNAGKERVLTDTLGTTPEGVVHIDDVPSLGDWKTAWDHIAFDGFLGSRMILQTTWQGCDSALAAPLVLDLARLTARAHETGLSGPLGALGFYFKDPMGDGPAGLGEQYAELVGFAARLRYGGVAAGPAGHVGVGAGRDADTRAEAPHGRPSDGEGEHR; encoded by the coding sequence ATGTCCACGTCGTCGTCAAGTCCTCGAACTCGTGTGGGGGTATGGCTGATCGGCGCCCGCGGCTCCGTCGCCACCACCGTCGTCGCGGGCTGCGCCGCCGTGACAGCGGGCCTGCACCGCCCCACGGGCATGGTCACCGAAACACCCCCGTTCACGGACTGCGGCCTCCCACCCCTGTCCGCACTCGTCTTCGGCGGCCACGACACCGTCGACTGCCCGCTGTCCAAACGCGCCGAGGCGCTGACCGCGGCAGGCGTCCTGCCGCACGGCCTCACCTCGGCGATCACCTCCGAACTGGCCGCCGCGGACCGGGAGATCAGGCCCGGCGGCCCCGCTCCCGGCGACACCACCAGAACCCCGGACGACCTGGTGGCCGCCTTCGCCGCAGACATCGAGGACTTCGTACGACGCCACGACCTGGCCCGAGCCGTGGTGGTGAACGTCGCCTCCACGGAGCCCACCCCGACCGGCACCGCACTCCCGCCCAGCTCGCTGTACGCGGCGGCGGCCCTGCGCGCCGGCTGCCCGTACGTCAACTTCACACCGTCGACGGGGCTGCACCACCCGGCGCTGGCCCACGCGGCGGCGACCAGCGGACTGCCCTACGCGGGCCGCGACGGCAAGACCGGTCAGACCCTGCTCAGGTCGGTCCTCGGTCCGATGTTCACGCAACGGGCACTTGAGGTCCACGCCTGGTCGGGCACCAACCTCCTCGGCGGGGGAGACGGAGCATCCCTCGCCGACCCCTCCGCGGCGGCGGCGAAGAACGCCGGAAAGGAACGCGTCCTCACCGACACCCTCGGCACGACACCGGAGGGCGTGGTCCACATCGACGACGTCCCGTCCCTCGGCGACTGGAAGACAGCCTGGGACCACATCGCCTTCGACGGCTTCCTCGGCAGCCGCATGATCCTCCAGACGACCTGGCAGGGCTGTGACTCCGCCCTGGCGGCACCCCTGGTCCTCGACCTGGCCCGACTCACCGCCCGCGCCCACGAAACAGGCCTCTCCGGTCCGCTCGGCGCACTCGGCTTCTATTTCAAGGACCCGATGGGCGACGGCCCGGCGGGGCTGGGGGAGCAGTACGCCGAGCTGGTGGGTTTCGCGGCGCGGCTGCGGTACGGGGGAGTGGCGGCGGGTCCGGCGGGACATGTGGGCGTGGGCGCGGGCCGGGACGCGGACACTCGGGCGGAGGCCCCGCACGGGCGACCGTCCGACGGCGAGGGGGAACACCGGTGA
- a CDS encoding sugar phosphate isomerase/epimerase family protein translates to MSARPGAAPGDGTRARGNRGRARPRAPHDSSTTPLRFGYGTNGLTDLRLDDALGLLADLGYDGVGLTLDHMHLDPLARGLSARTRRVARRLNALGLGVTVETGARYVLDARRKHGPSLLDPDPDDRSRRVDLLLRAVRVAADLGAHAVHCFSGVTPAGTDPDTAWHRLTEALAPVLDAATTAGVPLAIEPEPGHLLATVADFHRLRHALDDPETLGLTLDIGHCQCLEPLPPADCVRATAPWLRHVQIEDMRRGIHEHLPFGDGEIDFPPVLAALADAGYQGLTVVELPRHSHAGPHHAEHSLRFLHDAARTTTAPPAGYSDATEPTATAPRPTEAPQTTAQHAATSIAATPTTPSTTAFTTPARHSATPAEGSTP, encoded by the coding sequence GTGAGCGCCCGACCCGGTGCCGCACCCGGAGACGGCACACGGGCCCGGGGCAACCGGGGACGCGCCCGGCCCAGGGCACCCCACGACTCCTCCACCACCCCCCTCCGCTTCGGCTACGGAACCAACGGCCTCACGGACCTCCGCCTCGACGACGCCCTCGGCCTGCTCGCCGACCTCGGCTACGACGGCGTCGGCCTGACCCTCGACCACATGCACCTCGACCCACTCGCCCGGGGCCTCTCCGCCCGCACCCGACGGGTCGCCCGCCGCCTGAACGCCCTCGGCCTGGGCGTCACCGTGGAAACCGGCGCCCGCTACGTACTCGACGCACGCCGCAAACACGGCCCCTCTCTCCTCGACCCCGACCCGGACGACCGCTCACGACGCGTCGACCTCCTGCTCAGGGCGGTACGAGTCGCCGCGGACCTGGGCGCCCACGCCGTCCACTGCTTCAGCGGCGTCACCCCCGCCGGCACGGACCCGGACACCGCCTGGCACCGCCTGACCGAAGCCCTCGCCCCGGTCCTGGACGCGGCCACGACAGCCGGTGTCCCGCTCGCGATCGAACCCGAACCCGGCCATCTGCTCGCCACCGTCGCCGACTTCCACCGCCTCCGCCACGCACTCGACGACCCGGAGACCCTCGGCCTCACCCTCGACATCGGTCACTGCCAGTGCCTCGAACCACTCCCTCCCGCCGACTGCGTCCGCGCCACCGCACCCTGGCTGCGCCACGTCCAGATCGAGGACATGCGCCGCGGCATCCATGAACACCTTCCCTTCGGCGACGGAGAGATCGACTTCCCGCCCGTGCTCGCCGCGCTGGCCGACGCCGGCTACCAGGGACTGACCGTCGTGGAGCTCCCCCGCCACTCCCACGCGGGCCCACACCACGCCGAACACTCCCTCCGCTTCCTCCACGACGCGGCCCGCACCACCACGGCGCCTCCCGCCGGGTACTCCGACGCCACAGAGCCGACCGCCACGGCGCCCCGGCCCACCGAAGCCCCGCAGACCACCGCTCAGCATGCCGCCACGTCGATCGCCGCAACCCCGACGACCCCTTCCACCACCGCCTTCACCACTCCGGCCCGACACTCCGCCACCCCGGCCGAAGGGAGCACCCCATGA